A window of the Nitrospira sp. genome harbors these coding sequences:
- a CDS encoding amino acid adenylation domain-containing protein, with the protein MAKSALPDHINSIYPLSPMQEGMLFHTLMNPGTGIYLMQNRYLLEGDLNYDAFVRAWDVVLDRHPVLRTSFLWKNQKRPLQAVHKRVDMPIVSMDWRGQTRPEQIARLDAELETELREGFDFAKAPLMRLWLIRLADDRYQFVHSFHHILLDEWCISLLLMDFLGHYGSLVRGERLTRARPRPYHDYIAWLQKQDITAAESFWRGYLKNFPTPTPLPYDRLPEGLADQNEDAADHCLHLSADTSATLVDLAQRHRLTVNTFFQGAWALLLSYYSSEREVLFGVTVAGRPTELPGVESILGLFINTLPLRISMQPDRPLMDWLKDLLAENVRVRQYDYAPLVQVQRWSEVPRGEALFHSLFVFENAPVDRELCEGRIIFKGEEEQYRVHTNYPLTVMGWPGRELGLKISYDKRLFDADTTGRMIRHFKTLLEAMAEQPTARLVDLSPLKQDERRQLLTDWNPEVVAAGEEQSESLPRLFEEQVERRPDAVVVECLEEKATYRELNRRANRVAHALAEAGVQPDTVVALLDDRGIDLLTMMLGVFKAGGAYLPIDPHHPVSRLTQILKLSRSSVVLTSQDYLARLQEAVVQIDEASRPRLMPIERILDEAGREDNPGDRGQSEHLAYVIYTSGSTGVPKGAMVTRRGMLNNIRSKVSGLALGPADVIAQTASQCFDISVWQFLTALTCGARTSIVPDDTSRDPFQLLTHLERADITILETVPALLQGLLDAGSEAGFDGAPRLEKLRWVLPTGEALPPPVCRQWLARYRSIPLLNAYGPAECADDVAVHPILEPPTADMTHMPIGCPIEGIRLHILNVWLEPVPPGVSGELYVAGVGVGRGYLQDPSRTAEVFLPDRFGSEPGARMYRTGDLARYRRDGAIEFVGRVDQQIKLRGFRIELGEIETHLLASPLVREAAVLLHTDARGEKRLAAYLAGHEEGGLNVSALRDLLSSQLPEYMVPTAFVPVPALPRTPNGKIDRLALAALDLGDQFARSYTAPRTATEEILAGIWSDVLGVERVGVHDDFFELGGHSLLATQIMSRLRSTFHVELSLRIVFEATSVAALAAAVDRAWKDGAVIQGPPLVPVARTGPLPASFAQQRLWFLAQLEPDSPFYNLPAGFRLRGKLDVDLLTAGLNQVIARHEALRTVFHQTDGQPTQVVLSSMMVEIPVVDLREIPEEQRTVELTKQSEAEAQRIFDLTHGPLVRARVWHIGEEEYVLLMTLHHIVSDGWAMDVLIRELVTYYQAGVSGQPAALPPLPIQYADYAVWQRDWMQGAVLETQLAYWKDRLGDAPAALELPTDRPRPSVQTYRGSCCEFMVPGELVQQITALSRRHGLTLYMTLLTAFTALLRHYSGQTSILVGSPVANRLRIEVEELIGLFVNTLVLRTDIPDNPRWIDLLDRVRGEVLRAQSHQDLPFEYLVDALQPERNLSHSPLFQVMFTLQTPADQSMEPPGLRVDNMEIEPGTTLFDLSLDMVLEPDRLSGSFEYSTDLFADETIARMVRHFQELLRQIVLNPEARVSALGLLSQDESRHVLEDCNKTTAPYPRESCLHHLFEEQARLTPDAIAMVWNGASYSYRFLNERANQLARYLRSQGIAMESRVALCMERSLEMVAGLLGILKAGAAYVPMDPLYPRERLRFMIEDSGAQLVLTQQQFLDKFQNRTVPIIALDESWPSVAALSDIDSRWHTTPENLAYILYTSGTTGEPKGIEISHRALVNHSTAMARHYGLQPTDRVLQFASISFDVAAEECFPTWAAGATVVLRPNESVPAFADFEQFIADHGLTVLNLPTPYWAEWIEAMEQTDTTLPHAIRLVIVGSEKALPESLVRWQRLAGARIAWCNSYGPTETTITASYFMPERQKDWSAASTVPIGRPIANVQLYVLNPALQPVPIGVAGELYIGGAGVARGYHRQPARTAEQFIPDCFSREPGARLYRTGDRVRRLADDNLEFLGRYDDQIKIRGFRVEPAEIELWLKRHPAVKDALVLQELNEQPGGARRGESRLMGCVVPRIDNATTAQDLRSFLAERLPRYMIPAAWIFLDTLPLTSRGKVDRQALRALAGRIQKTEPVSAPLQTDTEQAIADIWKEILGLEAVGRHDNFFDLGGDSIASLQVIARAKQVGLLFSPRQIFQYQTVAELAAVAGREAVVALEAEQGAVTGEAPLTPIQRAFFELPLVNLHHWNQSVLLEAKEPLVESALEAAVTALIAHHDALRLRFVQTDDGWRQSHAPIPQGPLVCRVNLAALSDSERRAAFEAQATQWQGSLHISEGPLLHVVWFEMGDGLSDRLLIAVHHLAVDGVSWRILLEDLQTFYRQAVENRPIQLPPKTTSFRQWAERLRRYAETEVTKDLPSIFWPTTAGERSIVLPVDDPTGSNREAASETLTVSLDERDTQALLHDVSAAYGTQINDVLLTALAQTLGWWIGLDRVTVDLEGHGREDLFPELDISRTVGWFTSVFPVTLDVTRSESPGEALKSVKEQLRKIPGHGIGYGIVRYLTKNGLDSARARPAPRVPVGFNYLGQFDAVATEESAFVLSTESVGKEQDPRNPMEYELDINASVVNGCLEVMWTYSRERYRSCTITSLATAYLSDLRKLIAHCLSTDAGGYTPSDFPDVELEQDALDAILEQMN; encoded by the coding sequence GTGGCGAAGTCAGCATTACCCGACCATATCAACTCGATCTATCCTCTCTCTCCGATGCAGGAGGGGATGCTGTTTCATACGCTCATGAATCCCGGCACCGGGATTTATCTGATGCAGAACCGGTATCTCCTCGAGGGCGACCTGAATTATGACGCGTTTGTGCGAGCGTGGGATGTGGTGCTCGACCGACATCCGGTGCTCCGAACCTCGTTCCTGTGGAAGAACCAAAAGCGTCCGCTGCAAGCGGTGCACAAACGGGTGGACATGCCGATCGTATCGATGGATTGGAGAGGCCAAACACGTCCTGAGCAGATCGCGAGGTTGGACGCCGAGCTCGAAACCGAACTTCGTGAAGGGTTCGATTTCGCAAAGGCGCCGCTCATGAGGCTGTGGCTGATCCGGCTGGCGGATGACCGGTACCAGTTCGTGCACAGCTTTCACCATATTCTCCTCGACGAATGGTGCATCTCCCTTCTCTTGATGGATTTCCTCGGTCACTATGGATCGCTGGTGCGGGGCGAGCGACTCACGCGAGCGAGACCGCGTCCCTATCACGACTACATCGCCTGGTTGCAGAAACAGGACATCACTGCTGCGGAATCCTTCTGGCGGGGGTACCTCAAAAACTTCCCCACGCCGACGCCGCTGCCTTACGACCGGCTGCCGGAAGGCCTTGCCGACCAAAACGAAGACGCCGCGGATCATTGTTTGCACCTGAGTGCCGACACCTCGGCGACGCTCGTGGATCTGGCCCAGCGGCATCGCCTGACGGTGAACACATTCTTCCAGGGGGCCTGGGCGTTATTGCTCAGTTACTACAGCAGCGAACGTGAGGTCCTCTTCGGCGTGACGGTGGCCGGCCGTCCCACCGAATTGCCGGGCGTTGAGTCGATTCTTGGTCTGTTCATCAATACTCTGCCGCTTCGAATCTCGATGCAGCCGGACCGTCCCCTGATGGACTGGCTGAAGGACCTGTTGGCCGAGAACGTGCGCGTGCGGCAGTACGACTATGCGCCGCTCGTTCAGGTGCAGCGATGGAGTGAGGTGCCACGGGGAGAAGCACTGTTCCACAGCCTGTTCGTCTTCGAAAACGCGCCGGTCGATCGGGAGCTTTGCGAGGGACGGATCATATTCAAGGGCGAAGAGGAACAGTACCGAGTCCACACGAACTATCCCCTTACCGTCATGGGATGGCCGGGACGAGAATTGGGACTCAAGATCTCCTACGACAAGCGGCTGTTCGATGCAGATACGACCGGCCGCATGATCAGGCATTTCAAGACACTGCTCGAAGCGATGGCGGAACAGCCGACCGCTCGGCTCGTCGATCTGTCGCCGCTCAAACAGGATGAGCGGCGACAACTGTTGACCGATTGGAATCCTGAGGTCGTGGCTGCCGGCGAGGAACAGTCCGAAAGCCTGCCGAGGCTGTTCGAGGAACAGGTCGAGCGTCGTCCGGATGCGGTGGTGGTTGAATGCCTCGAAGAGAAGGCGACGTATCGTGAACTGAATCGGCGGGCCAACCGAGTCGCACATGCGTTGGCCGAAGCGGGGGTGCAGCCGGATACTGTCGTGGCGCTGCTGGATGATCGCGGTATCGATCTCTTGACGATGATGCTCGGAGTCTTCAAGGCTGGCGGCGCCTATCTGCCGATCGATCCGCACCACCCCGTGTCGCGTCTCACACAGATTCTGAAGCTGAGCCGTTCCTCAGTCGTACTCACGTCGCAGGATTATCTCGCGCGACTGCAAGAAGCGGTCGTGCAAATCGATGAGGCGTCTCGCCCCCGGCTCATGCCGATCGAACGGATTCTCGACGAAGCCGGTCGTGAAGATAATCCCGGCGATCGAGGACAATCCGAGCATCTGGCCTACGTCATCTATACCTCCGGTTCCACCGGAGTGCCGAAGGGAGCGATGGTCACAAGGCGCGGCATGCTCAACAATATCCGGAGCAAGGTGTCGGGGTTGGCGTTGGGGCCTGCCGACGTCATCGCGCAGACCGCCTCGCAATGTTTCGACATTTCCGTCTGGCAGTTCCTGACGGCGCTCACGTGCGGAGCCAGGACGAGCATCGTGCCTGACGATACATCACGAGATCCATTTCAGCTACTCACGCATCTTGAACGGGCGGACATCACGATTCTGGAAACCGTCCCGGCTCTCCTCCAGGGCCTGTTGGATGCGGGATCGGAGGCGGGCTTCGACGGCGCACCTCGGCTTGAAAAGCTCCGATGGGTTCTGCCCACCGGCGAAGCTTTGCCGCCGCCGGTGTGTCGCCAGTGGTTGGCCCGGTATCGGTCAATACCATTATTGAACGCCTATGGGCCGGCTGAATGTGCCGACGATGTAGCCGTCCATCCTATCCTTGAGCCACCGACGGCCGACATGACGCATATGCCGATCGGATGCCCGATCGAAGGGATCCGTCTGCACATTTTGAACGTCTGGTTGGAGCCGGTGCCGCCGGGGGTTTCCGGGGAGTTATATGTGGCAGGGGTCGGGGTCGGCCGTGGGTATTTGCAAGACCCCTCTCGGACCGCCGAAGTCTTTCTGCCGGACCGGTTCGGATCCGAACCGGGGGCACGGATGTACCGGACCGGTGATCTGGCCCGTTATCGACGGGACGGAGCCATCGAATTCGTCGGACGCGTCGATCAGCAGATCAAGCTACGCGGGTTCCGGATCGAATTGGGCGAAATCGAAACGCATCTGTTGGCGAGTCCGCTCGTGCGGGAAGCGGCCGTGTTGCTGCATACCGACGCGCGGGGCGAGAAACGATTGGCAGCCTATCTCGCCGGTCATGAAGAAGGAGGCCTGAACGTTTCGGCATTGCGCGACCTCTTATCGTCGCAGCTCCCCGAGTATATGGTGCCGACGGCGTTCGTGCCGGTACCGGCGTTGCCGCGCACACCAAACGGCAAGATCGATCGCCTCGCGTTGGCGGCGTTGGATCTGGGCGATCAATTCGCCCGTTCCTATACGGCGCCGCGTACGGCGACGGAGGAAATTCTGGCAGGCATCTGGTCCGATGTGTTGGGTGTCGAGCGAGTCGGCGTGCACGACGACTTCTTCGAGTTGGGAGGGCATTCGCTGCTGGCAACGCAGATCATGTCGCGGCTCCGCAGCACCTTCCACGTCGAGCTGTCGCTGCGGATCGTGTTCGAGGCCACGAGTGTCGCGGCCTTGGCCGCAGCCGTAGACCGCGCGTGGAAAGATGGCGCAGTCATACAGGGACCTCCGTTGGTACCGGTCGCCCGCACCGGTCCGCTGCCCGCATCCTTCGCGCAGCAGCGTCTCTGGTTCCTCGCGCAACTGGAGCCGGACAGCCCCTTCTACAATCTGCCAGCAGGGTTCCGTCTGCGGGGGAAATTGGATGTGGACCTGTTGACGGCCGGTCTCAATCAAGTCATCGCGCGGCATGAAGCGTTGCGGACGGTGTTTCATCAGACCGATGGGCAACCGACGCAGGTCGTGCTGTCTTCGATGATGGTCGAGATTCCCGTCGTCGATCTCCGCGAGATCCCCGAAGAGCAGCGGACGGTCGAGCTGACCAAGCAGAGCGAAGCGGAGGCCCAGCGAATATTTGATCTGACCCACGGTCCGCTGGTGCGCGCACGGGTGTGGCATATCGGAGAAGAGGAATACGTGCTGCTGATGACCCTGCATCATATCGTCTCCGACGGCTGGGCGATGGATGTCTTGATCAGGGAATTGGTGACGTATTACCAAGCGGGTGTCTCAGGACAGCCGGCTGCGCTACCGCCGTTGCCCATCCAGTATGCCGACTATGCGGTCTGGCAGCGTGACTGGATGCAGGGGGCCGTTCTGGAGACTCAGCTGGCCTATTGGAAAGACCGCTTGGGGGATGCGCCGGCCGCATTGGAGTTGCCGACCGATCGGCCTCGCCCAAGCGTGCAGACCTATCGCGGCTCATGCTGCGAGTTTATGGTGCCCGGCGAGTTGGTGCAGCAAATCACGGCCCTCAGTCGCCGGCACGGCCTCACCCTCTATATGACATTGCTCACCGCGTTCACTGCGTTGCTGCGCCATTATAGTGGCCAGACCAGCATTCTGGTCGGTAGTCCTGTCGCGAACAGACTCCGAATCGAGGTGGAAGAGCTGATCGGGCTCTTTGTCAACACGCTCGTGTTGCGAACGGATATTCCGGACAACCCGCGCTGGATCGATCTGTTGGATCGGGTGAGAGGAGAGGTTTTGCGGGCTCAGTCTCATCAAGATCTTCCCTTCGAATATCTGGTGGACGCGCTGCAGCCGGAGCGGAACTTGAGCCATTCTCCGCTCTTTCAGGTCATGTTCACGCTGCAGACGCCGGCGGATCAATCCATGGAACCCCCGGGACTTCGGGTGGACAACATGGAGATCGAGCCGGGTACCACGCTCTTCGACCTGTCGCTGGACATGGTGCTCGAACCTGATCGGTTGTCCGGTTCCTTTGAGTACAGCACCGACCTGTTTGCCGATGAAACCATCGCGCGCATGGTCCGACACTTTCAGGAATTGTTGAGGCAGATCGTGCTGAACCCTGAAGCTCGCGTGAGCGCACTGGGCCTGTTGAGTCAGGATGAGAGCAGACACGTACTTGAGGATTGCAATAAGACGACTGCGCCTTATCCACGCGAGTCCTGCCTCCATCACCTGTTCGAGGAACAGGCCCGACTCACTCCTGATGCCATTGCGATGGTGTGGAACGGCGCGTCGTACAGCTACCGGTTTCTCAATGAACGAGCCAATCAGCTTGCCCGTTATCTCAGATCGCAGGGCATCGCGATGGAAAGTCGCGTCGCGCTGTGCATGGAACGCTCGCTGGAGATGGTCGCTGGGCTGCTGGGGATTCTCAAAGCCGGAGCCGCCTATGTGCCGATGGATCCCCTGTATCCCCGCGAACGACTCCGTTTCATGATCGAGGACAGCGGCGCGCAATTGGTGCTCACGCAACAGCAATTCCTCGACAAGTTTCAAAACCGGACGGTTCCGATCATTGCGCTGGACGAGAGTTGGCCTTCCGTCGCCGCTTTATCCGACATCGATTCCCGGTGGCATACCACACCGGAGAACCTGGCCTATATTCTCTACACCTCTGGGACGACCGGCGAACCGAAGGGCATTGAAATCTCCCACCGAGCGTTGGTCAATCATAGTACGGCCATGGCGAGGCATTACGGTCTTCAGCCGACCGATCGTGTGCTGCAATTCGCTTCGATCAGCTTCGATGTGGCGGCGGAGGAATGCTTTCCCACCTGGGCGGCCGGGGCGACGGTGGTGTTGCGACCCAACGAGTCGGTCCCGGCGTTCGCGGATTTCGAGCAGTTCATCGCGGACCACGGCCTCACCGTGTTGAACTTGCCGACGCCGTACTGGGCCGAATGGATTGAAGCGATGGAACAGACCGACACAACGCTTCCGCACGCGATCCGTTTGGTCATCGTGGGGAGTGAGAAGGCTCTGCCGGAGAGCCTGGTTCGGTGGCAGCGCCTGGCCGGTGCCCGTATCGCCTGGTGCAACTCCTATGGACCGACCGAAACCACGATCACGGCGAGCTACTTCATGCCGGAGCGACAGAAGGATTGGAGTGCGGCATCGACCGTGCCGATCGGCCGACCGATTGCGAACGTGCAATTGTATGTCCTCAATCCTGCCTTGCAGCCGGTTCCGATCGGGGTGGCGGGAGAGCTCTACATCGGGGGCGCGGGAGTGGCCAGGGGGTACCATCGGCAGCCGGCCCGAACGGCCGAACAGTTTATCCCGGACTGTTTTAGCCGTGAACCGGGGGCTCGCTTGTATCGGACGGGAGACCGGGTTCGACGGCTGGCGGACGACAATCTGGAATTCCTCGGTCGATACGATGACCAGATAAAGATTCGGGGGTTCCGGGTGGAACCGGCCGAGATTGAGTTGTGGCTGAAGCGACATCCGGCCGTCAAGGATGCGTTGGTCCTCCAGGAATTGAACGAGCAGCCTGGTGGGGCACGAAGGGGAGAGTCGCGATTGATGGGCTGTGTCGTTCCTCGGATCGACAACGCCACGACGGCGCAGGATCTTCGGAGCTTCCTGGCCGAACGTCTGCCCAGATATATGATTCCCGCCGCCTGGATCTTCCTCGATACCTTACCGCTGACGTCGCGTGGGAAGGTGGATCGTCAGGCGCTGAGAGCTCTCGCCGGACGGATTCAGAAAACGGAACCGGTGTCGGCTCCACTCCAGACCGATACCGAGCAGGCGATTGCAGACATTTGGAAAGAGATTCTCGGCCTCGAAGCAGTCGGTCGGCACGACAATTTTTTCGATCTCGGCGGCGATTCCATTGCAAGTCTGCAAGTGATTGCCCGGGCTAAACAGGTCGGACTGCTGTTTAGCCCTCGTCAGATCTTTCAATACCAAACAGTGGCAGAGCTTGCGGCGGTCGCCGGACGGGAAGCAGTGGTTGCGCTGGAAGCGGAGCAGGGAGCGGTCACCGGCGAGGCGCCATTGACGCCCATTCAACGCGCGTTCTTTGAATTGCCGCTGGTCAATCTTCACCACTGGAATCAATCGGTTTTGCTGGAAGCCAAAGAGCCGCTCGTGGAGTCCGCCTTGGAGGCTGCGGTGACGGCACTCATCGCTCACCATGACGCGCTACGGCTTCGATTCGTGCAGACGGATGACGGTTGGCGCCAATCACACGCGCCGATTCCGCAGGGGCCGCTCGTCTGCCGTGTGAATCTCGCCGCGCTCTCCGACTCGGAACGCCGTGCAGCGTTCGAAGCGCAGGCCACGCAGTGGCAGGGGAGTTTACATATCTCGGAAGGGCCGCTCTTGCACGTGGTCTGGTTCGAGATGGGGGACGGTTTGTCTGATCGGTTGCTGATTGCGGTGCATCACCTTGCGGTGGACGGTGTTTCCTGGAGAATCCTCTTGGAGGATCTGCAGACCTTCTACCGGCAGGCCGTGGAAAACCGTCCTATACAATTGCCGCCCAAGACGACTTCTTTCCGCCAGTGGGCCGAACGGTTACGGCGGTATGCCGAAACCGAAGTCACGAAAGATCTGCCTTCCATCTTCTGGCCGACGACAGCGGGAGAGAGATCGATCGTGCTACCTGTCGACGATCCAACCGGCAGTAATCGGGAGGCCGCCTCCGAGACGCTGACTGTGTCATTGGACGAACGGGATACGCAGGCGCTGTTACATGATGTCTCTGCCGCATATGGAACGCAGATCAACGATGTGTTGTTGACGGCGTTGGCCCAGACCCTCGGCTGGTGGATCGGTCTCGATCGTGTGACGGTCGATCTTGAAGGGCATGGGCGGGAGGATTTGTTTCCAGAACTGGATATCTCGCGCACGGTCGGGTGGTTCACCAGTGTTTTCCCGGTGACCTTGGACGTGACACGTTCGGAGTCGCCCGGAGAAGCGCTTAAGTCGGTGAAAGAACAACTGCGGAAGATCCCAGGCCATGGTATCGGTTACGGCATCGTTCGGTATCTGACGAAGAACGGCCTCGACTCAGCTAGGGCACGTCCTGCGCCGCGGGTTCCGGTGGGATTCAATTATCTCGGACAGTTCGATGCGGTCGCCACGGAAGAGTCGGCTTTCGTTCTGTCTACAGAATCGGTCGGCAAGGAGCAGGATCCCCGCAATCCGATGGAATATGAACTGGATATCAATGCGTCGGTCGTGAACGGATGCCTGGAGGTCATGTGGACCTACAGCCGCGAACGCTATCGTTCCTGCACGATCACGTCCCTGGCAACGGCATATCTATCAGACTTGCGCAAGTTGATCGCCCATTGTCTGTCCACCGACGCAGGCGGCTACACGCCGTCTGATTTTCCGGATGTGGAATTGGAACAGGACGCGCTGGACGCGATCTTGGAGCAAATGAACTGA